One genomic region from Sphingobacterium sp. UGAL515B_05 encodes:
- a CDS encoding aminotransferase class IV, with protein sequence MHFDRLKRSCEAVNIPYRWSNRELIDICYELLANNNLREAYIRPLVLTGSNMHLTSSTEASIMMAAWEWGPYLGQNLLKVCISDIKRPNPKSFKIDSKISGQYVNSILATTEAIRKGYDEALMLDHEGYVAQASSENIFIEKDFKIYTPPAKNIFPGITRQTVKNICKKLNFEVIEKQLTVEDIYTADSAFLCGTAAEIIGIKQVDDVIYKEAWEHSIGASIQRRYKNLVLENENYEVII encoded by the coding sequence ATGCATTTCGATCGCTTAAAGAGATCGTGTGAAGCAGTTAATATTCCCTATCGTTGGAGCAACCGAGAGCTGATCGACATCTGTTATGAGCTCCTGGCCAACAACAACCTAAGAGAAGCTTATATACGTCCATTGGTATTGACCGGTTCAAATATGCACCTAACCTCATCAACCGAAGCAAGCATCATGATGGCAGCATGGGAATGGGGACCATATCTTGGTCAAAACCTATTAAAGGTATGTATCTCTGATATCAAAAGACCTAATCCAAAGTCGTTTAAAATTGACTCGAAGATCTCTGGGCAATATGTAAACTCCATCCTTGCGACAACAGAAGCCATCAGGAAGGGTTACGACGAAGCGTTAATGCTCGACCACGAAGGCTACGTTGCCCAAGCATCCAGTGAAAATATTTTCATCGAAAAGGATTTCAAAATCTATACGCCGCCAGCGAAGAATATCTTCCCGGGCATTACACGCCAGACTGTAAAAAACATCTGTAAAAAATTAAACTTCGAAGTCATTGAAAAGCAATTGACAGTAGAAGACATTTACACTGCTGACAGCGCTTTCTTATGCGGGACTGCGGCAGAAATTATCGGAATCAAACAAGTCGATGATGTCATCTACAAAGAAGCCTGGGAACACAGCATAGGTGCATCAATCCAAAGAAGATATAAAAATTTAGTATTAGAGAACGAAAATTATGAAGTCATCATCTAA